Proteins co-encoded in one Periophthalmus magnuspinnatus isolate fPerMag1 chromosome 20, fPerMag1.2.pri, whole genome shotgun sequence genomic window:
- the LOC117388489 gene encoding dermatan-sulfate epimerase-like protein yields the protein MFLCKITNKKCTNMAVGTLICFLLFLPNFTVASGFSGVFFNTTDQDILTDNFLPAKPAPEKTRSSDSHPNLYFNQADVPHLRQKSATTHSHIFKVIRAAVLTMLSNIPYYMPPAKHEEFTSKWNENYGNDLPPLALYCLLCPEDSSALQFLIKFMDRMAAYPDWKVTSAPNDEVPAAHSLTGFATAYDFIYSFLDERRREIYLKKIRAETEELYELSKHRAWGKQYLQNHQTTNVLAILTGAIVVGSHDNPESMMWKQVSVNYMEKTMFLLNHIVDGSLDEGVAYGSYTAKSVTQYVFLAQRHFNIDNTPNNWLRAHFWFYYATLLPGFQRTVGIADSNYNWFYGPESQLVFLDTFVIKNGTGNWLAQQIRKHRPKDGPMGPSAAQRWATLHTEFIWFNPHLSPQPPHGYGRPRMHIFSNWGVVTYGAGLPISQGNTFVSFKSGKLGGRAVYDIVHDKPYSWVNDWNSFNPGHEHPDQNSFTFAPNGQVFVSEALYGPKYSYLNNVLVFGPSPTSQCNSPWEGQLGECAKWLRWTDEGVGDTRGEVVVATSHYDTMFVSGEAVNAYSAAMRLKSVYRALVLLNSQTLLVVDHVEKFPDSPINSFSAFFHNLDIDFKYVPFKFMDRYNGAMMDVWDAHYKMFWFDTQGHSPDTRIQEAEQAAEFKKRWTQYVNVTFSMTNTVARVAYVMHGPYVKVSNCRFIDNGLNGVRLSIVINNTENIVSIATNYKDIGTRLSYLGFGGHCKVEDSYQVTRYGLGTQLIPKQMSSDNQLFDFVFTVNVIAGVVLCVAVGFLTLQRKFYVCFSRLMRYALLCVLVLWIAELLFVSNSCDKLLCGVKWKGTDPQNEVNKQIRQYEQQRLPLPNVLITALPGSGAEILKHLFYNNSDFVYIRVPTEHLDIPETEYEFDSLVDDCEWSKLDAIQGRFKMIQGWLHSLVYGIKLHLQNIQLVEDSRITRMKSVNIVKDKKKRFRRREVASELRGKLKANLDRDVEYIRDLRRHVAEYPSARIVLFLRSGSWPLKVPFIQEVVGPSLRTIYLVRDPRAWIYLMLYNSKPSLYSLKNIPQHLSLIFKEDSVRDGCPAVAPEFKIIRRLLARSEKNPVMILAHLWLAHTAAALRVSRTVPQDSYLHVRFEDLVNYPQETAETIHSYLGVPLSPAALNQLMFTTSTNLYNLMYEGDISPANINAWRSNMPRKDIRIVEDVCGGVMKRLGYLR from the exons atgtttttatgtaaaattaCCAACAAGAAGTGTACAAACATGGCTGTTGGTACCTTGATATGTTTTCTACTTTTTCTGCCAAATTTCACCGTCGCCTCCGGTTTCTCTGGGGTCTTCTTCAACACGACCGACCAGGACATTCTGACCGACAACTTCCTCCCTGCCAAACCCGCACCGGAGAAAACACGCTCCTCCGATTCCCACCCGAACCTGTACTTTAACCAAGCCGATGTTCCACATTTGAGGCAGAAATCAGCGACCACCCACAGCCACATATTCAAAGTAATCCGAGCGGCAGTCCTGACCATGCTGTCCAACATTCCGTACTACATGCCTCCCGCAAAACACGAGGAATTTACCAGCAAGTGGAATGAGAATTACGGCAATGATCTACCACCGTTGGCGCTCTATTGCTTGCTGTGCCCGGAGGATAGTTCCGCCCTGCAGTTCCTTATCAAGTTCATGGACAGAATGGCGGCGTATCCCGATTGGAAAGTTACCAGCGCGCCGAACGATGAGGTCCCAGCCGCGCACTCCCTCACCGGATTTGCGACTGCTTACGACTTTATTTACTCTTTCCTGGACGAGCGCCGGCGAGAGATTTACCTCAAAAAGATCCGGGCGGAGACGGAGGAGCTGTATGAGCTGTCCAAACACAGAGCATGGGGGAAGCAGTACCTTCAGAATCACCAGACGACCAATGTGCTGGCTATACTCACAG GTGCAATCGTGGTGGGTTCACATGACAACCCAGAATCGATGATGTGGAAACAAGTGTCTGTCAACTACATGGAGAAGACCATGTTTCTGCTGAATCACATCGTAGACGGCTCCCTGGACGAAGGAGTGGCCTACGGGAGCTACACAGCCAAGTCTGTCACCCAGTACGTCTTTTTAGCCCAGCGCCATTTCAACATTGACAACACTCCCAACAACTGGCTGCGGGCACACTTCTGGTTTTACTATGCCACACTGCTGCCCGGCTTCCAGCGAACAGTTGGCATAGCAGATTCCAACTATAACTGGTTTTATGGTCCCGAAAGCCAGCTTGTTTTCCTAGATACATTTGTGATCAAAAACGGCACAGGGAATTGGCTGGCTCAACAGATAAGAAAGCATAGGCCAAAAGATGGACCCATGGGACCCTCCGCGGCGCAGCGCTGGGCCACCCTTCACACAGAGTTCATTTGGTTCAACCCACACCTCTCGCCACAGCCCCCACACGGCTATGGAAGACCAAGGATGCATATATTTTCAAACTGGGGTGTGGTGACCTATGGCGCAGGGCTGCCAATTTCACAGGGTAACACTTTTGTCTCCTTTAAATCTGGCAAGTTGGGTGGCCGTGCTGTTTATGACATAGTCCACGACAAGCCTTACTCTTGGGTGAATGATTGGAATAGTTTCAACCCGGGTCACGAGCACCCAGATCAGAATTCGTTCACATTTGCCCCCAATGGACAGGTTTTTGTTTCCGAAGCACTTTACGGCCCTAAATATAGTTATCTGAacaatgttttggtttttggtCCTTCTCCTACTAGCCAGTGCAACAGTCCGTGGGAGGGGCAGCTGGGGGAGTGCGCCAAGTGGTTGCGATGGACTGATGAAGGGGTTGGAGATACTAGGGGAGAAGTGGTAGTTGCCACTTCTCACTACGACACTATGTTTGTAAGTGGAGAGGCTGTAAATGCTTACTCCGCTGCCATGAGACTAAAAAGCGTTTACCGCGCGCTAGTCCTGCTGAACTCTCAAACACTTTTAGTCGTCGACCATGTTGAAAAGTTCCCGGACTCCCCCATAAATTCCTTCAGCGCTTTTTTCCACAACCTTGACATTGACTTCAAGTACGTCCCCTTTAAATTCATGGACAGGTATAACGGCGCCATGATGGATGTGTGGGATGCTCATTATAAAATGTTCTGGTTTGACACGCAGGGTCACAGTCCAGATACCAGAATACAAGAGGCAGAGCAGGCGGCTGAGTTTAAAAAGAGGTGGACCCAATATGTCAATGTCACTTTTTCAATGACAAACACTGTCGCTAGGGTAGCCTATGTAATGCATGGCCCCTATGTCAAAGTATCCAACTGTAGATTCATAGACAATGGCCTTAACGGAGTCAGACTTTCCATAGTGATCAATAACACTGAAAATATTGTTTCTATAGCAACTAACTACAAAGATATAGGCACAAGGTTGAGTTATTTAGGATTTGGAGGGCATTGTAAAGTGGAAGACTCCTATCAAGTGACAAGATACGGCCTCGGAACGCAACTCATTCCGAAGCAAATGAGCAGCGATAATCAGCTGTTTGATTTTGTGTTTACAGTGAACGTTATAGCCGGAGTGGTGCTGTGCGTAGCTGTAGGATTTCTCACCCTGCAGAGAAAGTTTTATGTGTGCTTCAGCAGACTTATGCGCTATGCCCTCCTCTGCGTCCTCGTTCTATGGATAGCTGAGTTGTTATTTGTTTCCAATAGCTGCGATAAGCTTCTTTGCGGGGTCAAATGGAAAGGAACGGACCCGCAAAACGAAGTCAACAAGCAAATCAGACAGTACGAGCAACAGCGACTGCCTCTCCCCAACGTCCTCATCACAGCTCTGCCCGGTTCTGGCGCGGAGATTCTCAAACATCTTTTTTACAACAATtccgattttgtttacattcgTGTTCCGACGGAGCACTTGGACATCCCAGAGACGGAGTACGAATTTGACTCTCTGGTGGATGACTGTGAGTGGTCGAAGTTGGATGCTATTCAGGGGCGCTTTAAAATGATCCAAGGCTGGCTTCACTCGCTAgtctatggcattaaactccacTTGCAAAATATTCAGCTAGTGGAGGATAGCAGAATAACAAGAATGAAAAGTGTCAATATTGTAAAGGATAAGAAGAAACGTTTTAGGAGACGAGAAGTGGCGTCAGAGTTAAGGGGAAAACTCAAAGCAAATTTAGACAGGGATGTGGAATATATTCGAGATTTGAGACGTCATGTCGCGGAATACCCAAGCGCCCGCATTGTGCTCTTTTTACGAAGTGGGAGTTGGCCTCTCAAAGTTCCGTTCATCCAGGAAGTAGTCGGACCCTCTTTGCGGACAATCTATTTAGTGAGAGACCCCCGGGCGTGGATTTATCTAATGCTATACAACAGTAAACCTAGCCTTTATTCGCTCAAGAACATCCCACAACACCTTTCTTTGATATTCAAGGAGGATTCTGTCAGGGATGGGTGCCCAGCTGTGGCGCCAGAGTTTAAAATAATCCGCAGGTTACTCGCCCGTTCTGAGAAAAACCCCGTCATGATCCTCGCGCACCTGTGGCTAGCTCACACCGCGGCCGCTCTAAGGGTGAGCCGCACTGTCCCGCAAGACTCTTACCTCCACGTGAGGTTCGAAGACTTAGTCAACTACCCCCAGGAAACAGCAGAGACCATTCATTCCTACCTGGGGGTGCCTCTGTCGCCCGCTGCCCTGAATCAACTCATGTTTACTACTTCGACGAACCTGTACAACTTGATGTACGAAGGAGACATTTCGCCGGCTAACATCAACGCGTGGAGAAGTAACATGCCCCGAAAAGACATAAGGATTGTAGAGGACGTGTGTGGGGGGGTCATGAAGAGGTTGGGATACTTAAGGTGA